GCACCTTCTATCAACTGGCCTCCAGCGAAGACCTAAACGATCTGCAACTGGCGCAGCAAGCGAGAACGGCCGGTTACGGCCTCAGCAATGTCGGGCGCAACAGTTTGTACCTGCGCGCCAGCCTCAAAGACTGGTGGGACATAGTGTACCTCAACGCCGCGCTCACGCTTTTCTACAACCCGGAGGATCACAGCAGCGCCGTGACTCCGGAATGGGTTTACACCCCTTTGAAAAATCATGAATTGCGGTTCAGAGCCGGTTTTCTGCAAGGAAGTCGTTGGAGCGAATACGGTGAAAAACTGAGTGACCGTAAAATCGAATTACGCTGGCGCTGGTATTTTTAGACAGTACGGTTTTAGTGCCCGGAGCTTCTCGAAAAGAGATTAATCACCATCACACCGGCGAGAATCAAAGCGATGCCCAGCATCGCCGCCGGATCCAGTTTCTGATCGTACAGCCACCAGCCGATCACGGCAATCAGGACAATCCCCAGCCCTGCCCAGACTGCGTAGGCAATCCCGAGCGGAATCTGTTTCAGACTCAGCGAAAGGAAATAGAAGGCGATTGCATAACCGATGACAACCACTAGCGTAGGCCCTAAACGGGTAAAGCCGTCACTGGCTTTCAGTGCCGAAGTGGCAAAAACTTCCGCCACCGTCGCCAAAGCCAAAAAAAGCCAGTATTTCATAGTCAGTCCTTCTATTCCTTTATCTCTTTGAATCAGATCTCGATATCGATCGGCTTACGGCTGTGAAAAGCGGTCTCGAGCTTATCATAGAGCATCTCCAGCGTATCGCCGGTGGCATATTCGGCCACGGCAATATGCAAATCCCCCAAACGATCCTTAAGCTTATGGGCAAAGATGGTCGCAGCATCAATATCCGAGTAAGTGGCCAAAATGGCGTACCGCTGAGGACCAAGTTTGCCGAAATAATCCGACTTCCTCAAAAAGGGCAGCACTTTATGTTTAATCAGTTTGACGTCCTCGGTCTCAAACGCCAAAAGTGCAAACGGTTCCAGATGGCGTTGCGAGCGCGCCATCTCCTTTTCGACCAGCTCCTCGAATACCAGGGCATTATAAGCCTGCGTCTTACTGTCTTTCTGCAGAATTTTCTTCAATTGCTCTTTAGCTTCCTGGTCAGAATAGTGATGCCGGTCGTCCGCTTTGTCGAGTGCGAAACCGGCCGCATAATATTTCAGAAAGGGAACCAACAAGCCGGTATAGACGAACATCGAGAGCATCACTACCCCGAGAACGATCGCCATAAAAGCCTCCCGATAGATAAAATCTTCGGGCAGAGCAAAGACCATAATCACTGCCAGCCCGCCTTTCATTCCGGCCAGCGTCAATGCGCCGGACCAGCGAAAAGGATGTTTCTTCCACCAGATCAGCGGCGAAATCATCAAAAAGCGAATCAATGTCGTCAAAACAAAGACCAGCAGAATTTCCAGATGATATTTCCACAGCAGCTGCAAATCGACCACACTGGCAATAGCGACAAAAATCACCCCGTTGGCAAAGAAGCCGAGATAGTGCGCCTCTTTTCGATAGGCGCGGAAATTGACCTCGGAAGCACTTTCGCTGTTCAGAAAACCATACAACGACGAAGCATCCAACTTTTTATAGTGACCTTCCTTGTCGAACAGATATTTGAACAACAGAATGGTGACCACAACGCCCATAATCCCGGAGACCCCCTGATGCTCGCTGACCAGAAACGCCATACTGGCCATGATATACAGCGAAAGGAACTGTTCGACACTGTCGGAGAAAAACTTGAACGCATAATAGCCCATCAAGCCGACCGCCAGCCCGATCAGCACCGACTCAAACAGCATCTTGCCGAAATTCAGTGTGAACTGTGAAAAAGCGAAATCATGGCCCGATATCAACGGCAATGCGACAAAGAAGAAGATCATCATCGCAGTAATATCGTTGAACAGACTCTCTCCCTCGGCATACAGCTTGAGTTTTACCGGCAGCTTGAAATGTCCGAAAATCGAAGTCACCGAAACGACGTCGGTCGCCATTAAAGGGGCGAATAGCGCCAGCAGAACGCCGACCGCAAAATAATATTCCGGCAGCACCAGATAGGTGATGCCGATCGCCATTGCGATCGAAAGAATGACCGCAATCAGCGACAGATAGGTAATGGCCACCAGATTGTTTTTCAATTCACTGCGCGACACTCCCAGAACGTCAGGAATCAGAATAATCGGCAGCATCAGATAGACGATTTCGGGGAAAAAGTCGCCAAACGTCTGAAGATCGAAGACAAAATTGGCCAGATAGGCTAAAAAAATCGAGCTTAAGGCAAAGGGAACCCTGAAACGCTCTTCAAAAAAGCGTGCCAGCAGCACCACTGAAAGAATCAGGGTAAATAACAGCAGCATACGGACTCCCTAAGAATGCCAAATTCCCTTATCAGATAAGGGTCTTTGTTATTAAACCCGATTTTCGTTGCGAATCAATTGAGAGATATTATGAATCCGCGTCTTTTCGATCTGTTCGGCAATCTCTTTACCTTGATACCCTTGCGCGATAATCGCCTGATTATCGACTTGCGAAGCCGCTGCCAACACTTCCAGCCAGAAGGCCTTCTGCGGATAAGGCGTCTCCTCAAAACCCAAACGTCCGCGCGCATCCGCCATACAGGCGATAAGGATTTTCTCGAAGCTTTCCGCGTCTTTATAGGCGCCGCAGTTCTGCAAAACCTTATGATAGGTTTTCGGTTTCAGGTAAGGTTTAGCGTCCTTGTCCAGCCCGTTATGAATCAGACCGTGGTATTCGGTTACCTTAAGCGCAAACTGTTCGATCTTTTTCGGCACGCGATAACGTTGGCATAACGCCTTAACCAGCGGGATACCGGCCGCCTCATGACCGTGATGTTTCGGCCACAGCTCTTTTGGCGTGATCCCTTTACCGAGATCATGTACCAGGGCGGCAAAACGCACCGACAGATCACCGCTTAACCGGCACGCCGCTTCCAGCACCATCATAGTATGAATCCAGACATCCCCTTCCGGGTGATGTTTCTCCGGCTGTGTCACGCCGTGCAGCGCATTCAGTTCCGGAAAAAGCACCTCGGTGGCTCCGACAGCGTCGAGTACCTCGAAAAAACGGCTTGGCTGCGGCGAATTCAAGACCTTAACCACTTCCTGCCAGACACGCTCCGGCGTCAATTCGGCTAATTCGCCGCTGGCGGTCATGGCACTCATAAGCTCTCGAGTCTCCTCGGCCAGTTCAAAGCCGAAAGGCGCCAATTTCGCGGCAAAACGCGCCACTCTCAATACTCGCAAAGGATCTTCGCTGAAAGCCGGAGAGACATGACGCAGAACCCGCGCCTGAAGGTCCTTCTGTCCGCCGTAAGGATCGATAATCGCGCCATCCTCACTGCGAGCCATAGCATTAATCGTCAGATCGCGGCGGATCAGATCATCCTCTAACGTCACCGAAGGATCGGCAAACACCTCAAAGCCGTGATAACCGCTGCCCTGCTTACGCTCAGTACGCGCCAGTGCATATTCTTCATGCGTTTGCGGATGCAGAAAAACCGGAAAATCCTTTCCGACCTGTTCAAAGCCTTTACCAAGCATCGCCTCTGGCGTCGCTCCGACGACGACCCAGTCACGATCATAAACCTCTATCCCCAATAGCGCATCACGGACCGCGCCGCCGACCAGATAAACCTGCATCCCTAAACCCATCTAAAAACGGTGCTGAAAAATAAAAAAAGCCGTCAAGTGACGGCTTTTTATGAAATCGTTTCGTCCTGTATCAGGATCAATCACGATTCGCGTACTTACGGTAGCTATTATAGCGTTCGCGCAGATGTTTTGGCGCGGCGTAACCGGCAATCACCCACTCAATGCTGGCCGGTTCGAAACCGAAAAGCTCGGCAAACGACTGATCGGTCACCGCATCTTTCTTCAAGGTCAGCAACTGCGACTTGTTCACCGACTGGAACGGAGCCAATCCGCCCAAAGCCGCCATAATTCTGGCATTCAGATTACACATCGGGAAAACCACCGCATCTTCGATCTGCATTTTTTCGGCAACCAGGCGACCCAGTTGTTTCAAACTCATCGCTTCATTACCGGCGACTTCCAACTTGTGACCGAAGGTAGCCGGATTTTTGATCGACGCGACCATCGCTTCGGCAAAATCCCGAACCCATAGAGGCTGAACTTCGGTGCTCGAATTTGCAACCATCAGCACCGGCATGCGTTGCAGCTGTTTGACAAACGGCGCGGTCGTATCGTCATCTTCACCGATCAACAGACCGGCTTTGAAGACGGTAACCTTGGCATTTGCCACAGTATTCATATGGTTGTCCAGTTCGGCCAGCGAACCCAGCCAGCAGTGGCTGTCCTGCTCGGTGCTCGCACCGATACGCGACAAGCTCAGAACACGCTCGACTCCGGCGCTCTCCATAGCGGTTTTCAGCTTAAGCGAGACATAATCAAGATCGTCCTTTTCCACCAATTCGGTGCCGGTAGAACGATCAGCAATCAGATTAATAACGATTTTCGAGCCCTTCAACAGCGCTGCCAGCGCCTCGGCATTATCATACGAATCCAGCTGAACAAGCTTGGTTTGCGGATAAAGAGCAAACTCGCGGAAACGCTCCGGACGGCGAACCACGACCTGTGTCTGGTAGCCTGCTTTCGAAAGCTGATTCACCACCGCACGACCAACAAACCCTGTGCCGCCAAAGACGGTGACTTGATTTCCTAACATCTTTAAAATCCAATTTTATTTTTCAAATCCGCAAAGGATAATCAATCATCCGCGTGTTGGTCAAGTATTTCATGGTCTCGGCCTGCGGAAGTTTTTGGTACAATAGCCGGCTAATTAATTTAATAATTTCAGTGAAATAGGCTTTTTTATATGCAAGCAATAAAAGTTTCTGCGTACCGCAGCCCAAAAAAAGAGGAGCTTTACCTCTTTGTTCCGCATGAGGATGGACTCGAGAAACTGCCTAAAGAACTTTTAGTAATGTTCGGCGAGCCGCAGCATGTCATTGACTTTGACCTGAGCCCGGATCGCAAAATGGCGCGTGAAGATGCCGCCGAAGTTTATCAATCGGTAACCACCAAAGGCTTCTTTATGCAGATGCCCCCTACGGAAGTCGAAAAAATCAGCGACTACGCACCACCTCCGGAAAACCTGGACAATATTTATTAAAACAGCAAGGCTACGTGTATTTACAAATAGCAGGCGCTAGCTACAATAACTATTCGACGTTTTAATTCACCGAGATAAAAGGAAAACATCATGGCATTTACGCTACCGGATCTACCTTATGATTACGATGCGCTGGAAGTCTCTATCGACGCGCGTACCATGGAAATTCACCACACCAAACACCACAATACGTACATCACTAATCTGAACAACGCCATTGCAGATACCGAATATGCGGACAAGTCTCTGGAAGAACTGGTTAAGAATGCCGGATCAATTTCTCCTGCGGTGCGTAACAACGGTGGTGGTCACTGGAACCACGCTTTCTTCTGGGAAATCATGACCGGCGACAGCATGGGCACACCAAGCGGCGCTTTGGCTGACGACATCAACGCGACTTTCGGTAGCCTTGATGCGATGAAAGAAAAATTCAACACCGCCGGTGCAACCCGCTTCGGTTCAGGCTGGGCTTGGCTAACCGTTTCTGCAGACGGCAAACTGGAAATCTCTTCTACGCCAAATCAGGACAACCCGCTAATGGACGTTGCCGAAACCAAAGGGACGCCTATTCTTGGTCTTGACGTTTGGGAACACGCTTACTACCTGCGTTACCAGAACCTGCGCCCTGCATACATGCAAGCGTGGTGGGATGTCGTCAACTGGAACAAGGTTGAAGAGCTGTACACTGCCGCTAAGAAGTAATTCCAAGCGACTGCAAACACAAGCAGACAAAACCCAAAAAGCCGGATTTCACTCCGGCTTTTTTATTACTTCGAAAACGTCGGAATCCTTAATCCTGCAGATCTCTGATCCAAACTTTGTTCTCCATAAATGACGGAATCAACACTCGGTTGCGCTGGCTGTCCAGCCCCAGATCGGCTGGCGACTGCATATTCTCAAACAACGCTTTCGGTGCCTCTCCGTCCTGCCACTGCAGCACGGCCTTGGCGGTCCAGCTTGAAAAAATCACTTTCCCGGTGACATCTTCAATCAGCCCGTCCAGACGGTTGAAAGGCATTTTTTCGCTGCGCAACAGCTTTCCTTTAAGATCGAAGTGGTGCACCTCCCCGCTACCGATGGTCACCATCAACAATTCGTCATTCTTTTCCAAAATACCGTTCGGACGCCCCAGATCCATATCCTTGACCAGAGTCGTCAACTCGCCTTGCGGGCTGATATGGTAAATGGCATCCTTACCGTTCGGCTTAAAGCCTTCCTTGACACCGCTGTCGGTCACCCAGACACCGCCTTGCGAGGCCGGCGTTACACCATTCAGAAAGCTGGCGTCCGGTACCGGGATTTCCAGCAACGGCTTACCTTCCGGCAAAGAGAAAATACGCACCCGGTCGATATCGGCCACATACAGACGGTTACCGATCGCCACCATCCCTTTTGGCGCATTCAAAACCACACCATGCTTTCCGCCTTCAACCCATTTCAACTGCTCTACTTCCCCCTGAGGATTCAGCAAGGAAATAAAGCCGTTATTATCCTTGCCGAACGGACTGCCGTTAATATTGGCAACATAATAACGATCCGTCTTAACCGAATACTCGACAGACTCCGGCGTCGCGAAACCGACATTTTCAACGGTCATATCGGCATTCGCCGTCAGCGAAAAACAGCCACAAAGCAAGCCAAGCCATAATCGTTTCATAAGATGTTCTCTCCAAAATAATCCTGAAAATCGTGCCATTCCAATCATACGATTTTTTACGCAAATCTGGATAGCTATTTTCACCTGTCATTCGGCCGAATCAACTGCATGAGCAGCATACTGCAAGCATCCCCGCTATAATAAAATTCGATCGGCCGACTCTGAACGCCCCCGGCCTCTGCACAGAGAGCGGTACAACCGGAAAACACAGCAGCACAACGTTTTATTTTGAGCATTCAACAAAGGCGAAAACCTTGCTACCACCAGAGATATTGATTCCTTTCATTGTCGCTTCGGCCCTGCTCAGCATCGCGCCCGGCCCCGATAATTTGTATGTCCTGACCCAATCGGCGCTTTCCGGGGCGAAAAACGGCTTAATCATTACCCTTGGACTGTGTACAGGACTGATTGTACATACCACACTGGTTGCCGTCGGCGTGGCGGCGTTGATACAAGCGTCCCCGGCCGCTTTTACGGTATTAAAAGTTATCGGTGCGCTCTACCTTCTCTATCTCGCCTGGCAGATTTTATCCTCTCCGGCCGCAAGACTTTCCGGCAGCAAAACGCAGTCGCTAACGCCGTTTCAACTGTACCGTCGCGGCATATTAATGAACATTTCCAACCCGAAAATTCTGGTCTTTTTTCTGGCCTTCCTGCCGCAGTTCGCTTTGCCGCAAAACGGGCCGCTTATGCCGCAACTCTTTCTGCTCGGCGCGCTCTTTATTGTGGTCGGATTTAGCATTTTCAGCGCCATTGCATTCTTATCCGGAAGACTGGGAGACTGGCTCAAACACTCCCCCAGAGCGCAGCTCTATTTGCACCGCATCGCCGGCGCGGTATTTATCGCTCTGGCGATTAATCTTCTCGCCGCGCAGGTATAGCCTTTTCAGGCACCTGCATCAGCAAAGTGCTTTGCCATTGAATTTGCAATAAAATGCCACTAACCCAACACTTTAATCAGGAGAGAGACAAATGGTCAGCTTAACAACCCCGGTCTGTGAATTCGGCAAAGACGCCATCGACTTTAATCTGCCCGGCGTAGACGGTCAGAACTGGACGCTGGAAAAAGCCAAAGGAGAAAACGGTCTGCTGGTGATGTTTATCTGCAGAACCATACCAACCCCTTTCTAAAAAGGGTACTTTATAAAAGCACTTAATTCGTTTCACCACATTTTTGTAAAGATACAAATTTTTTAATTATTCCTGTACAAAACTCCACCATCAACATACAAATTGTTAAGAAAGTTAACCCCATTAATTGTTTTCATCTTTCCACTTAATTGAACATCCCATAGATGGAACTTGTTCTAATGGCCCTTTACCGGTTTCAGCGACTTCCTTCATGGCTTGAAACAAATCTCTTCTAGAGCCTTCTGGCGCAGCGTCTTTTCGTGAAGCATCGAAACGACCACGATACTGAAGCTTTAAATACTTATTGTATCCAAAAAAATCGGGAGTGCAGACGGCACCATAATCTTTGGCGACTCCTTGTGATTTATCCATAACGTATGGAAAAGAAAAATTCATTTCCTCAGAAACTCTCTTCATATTTTCGTCCGAATCTTCCTCATAAAGAGTTTGGTCATTTGACATTATTGCAATGGTGTTAACCCCAAAATCCTCTTTTAATATTCTGGCATCCTCAACCAGTCTTGGAAGGATCGCTTTTATGTACGGACAGTGATTGCACATGAAAACCACCAAAAGGCCATTTTCGCCTTTGGCTTTCTCAAGCGTCCAAACCTGGCCATCTACGTCAGAAAGATTGAAATCGATGGCCGGCTGGTCGAAGTCGCAAACCGGCGTGGTCAAACTAACCATAACGCATCCCCTTTACTTGTTTTCTAAACAAGTCCAACTAAAGGCATAGATCGCCTCAAATTACTTATAAAAAACAGAAACAATCTATTTATGTTTTTGCTATTTAATGACACATTCCCAATAAAAAAATCACAAACTCATGTAAGAATAATACTCAATAGCTCTTTAGCCTTCTGACTTCCAACCTTCTCAACAAGACGCTTTGACAAAAGATTAATCTCATCACCTTCCTTGCTTACCATTTCACTTCTTTCGATTTCCTTTTCTCCCTTAATAAGAACCGGTTCTTCCCCTGTAATAATGAAATGAATGTTAGGATGCTCCCCTTTATTATTTGTCAGACTTCCAAACAACTGAAGTTTATCTGGACCGATAAACCCCTTCCTATTCCTGACTTTCGTTAATGTTGATTGATTTTTATACCCCAACTCATCTGCCAACCGTTTCATCGACAGACCGAGATAATTTTCTGAAACATCTAAAAAGCGATCACAAATATTTATTAATGCATTTTTATCTATCTGATTTCTCATAACTAAATATGATTTTATAAAAGAATTGACTGGATTATACACCGTAAAATATGATAAAATCATATAAAATAAGGAAATTAGTAGTAGAACCTATGAAAAAATCAAAACTTGGTCAGTTTTATACCCCTGACAACATAAGTAAACTCATGGCCAAACTGATTACGTCACCTTCAACCAAAGAGCCTTTGAATATTATTGACATGGCTTGTGGGACTGGATCTCTACTAACACCGTTACAAAAAATTCTGCCGAACAGTAACTTCGAAGCTTGTGACATTGATAGCGAAAACATCGAATATTTGAATAAAAAGCATCCCAATTGGGATAAAA
The genomic region above belongs to Thiomicrorhabdus xiamenensis and contains:
- a CDS encoding DMT family transporter, which codes for MKYWLFLALATVAEVFATSALKASDGFTRLGPTLVVVIGYAIAFYFLSLSLKQIPLGIAYAVWAGLGIVLIAVIGWWLYDQKLDPAAMLGIALILAGVMVINLFSRSSGH
- a CDS encoding cation:proton antiporter; the encoded protein is MLLLFTLILSVVLLARFFEERFRVPFALSSIFLAYLANFVFDLQTFGDFFPEIVYLMLPIILIPDVLGVSRSELKNNLVAITYLSLIAVILSIAMAIGITYLVLPEYYFAVGVLLALFAPLMATDVVSVTSIFGHFKLPVKLKLYAEGESLFNDITAMMIFFFVALPLISGHDFAFSQFTLNFGKMLFESVLIGLAVGLMGYYAFKFFSDSVEQFLSLYIMASMAFLVSEHQGVSGIMGVVVTILLFKYLFDKEGHYKKLDASSLYGFLNSESASEVNFRAYRKEAHYLGFFANGVIFVAIASVVDLQLLWKYHLEILLVFVLTTLIRFLMISPLIWWKKHPFRWSGALTLAGMKGGLAVIMVFALPEDFIYREAFMAIVLGVVMLSMFVYTGLLVPFLKYYAAGFALDKADDRHHYSDQEAKEQLKKILQKDSKTQAYNALVFEELVEKEMARSQRHLEPFALLAFETEDVKLIKHKVLPFLRKSDYFGKLGPQRYAILATYSDIDAATIFAHKLKDRLGDLHIAVAEYATGDTLEMLYDKLETAFHSRKPIDIEI
- a CDS encoding multifunctional CCA addition/repair protein — encoded protein: MQVYLVGGAVRDALLGIEVYDRDWVVVGATPEAMLGKGFEQVGKDFPVFLHPQTHEEYALARTERKQGSGYHGFEVFADPSVTLEDDLIRRDLTINAMARSEDGAIIDPYGGQKDLQARVLRHVSPAFSEDPLRVLRVARFAAKLAPFGFELAEETRELMSAMTASGELAELTPERVWQEVVKVLNSPQPSRFFEVLDAVGATEVLFPELNALHGVTQPEKHHPEGDVWIHTMMVLEAACRLSGDLSVRFAALVHDLGKGITPKELWPKHHGHEAAGIPLVKALCQRYRVPKKIEQFALKVTEYHGLIHNGLDKDAKPYLKPKTYHKVLQNCGAYKDAESFEKILIACMADARGRLGFEETPYPQKAFWLEVLAAASQVDNQAIIAQGYQGKEIAEQIEKTRIHNISQLIRNENRV
- a CDS encoding NAD(P)H-binding protein, with the translated sequence MLGNQVTVFGGTGFVGRAVVNQLSKAGYQTQVVVRRPERFREFALYPQTKLVQLDSYDNAEALAALLKGSKIVINLIADRSTGTELVEKDDLDYVSLKLKTAMESAGVERVLSLSRIGASTEQDSHCWLGSLAELDNHMNTVANAKVTVFKAGLLIGEDDDTTAPFVKQLQRMPVLMVANSSTEVQPLWVRDFAEAMVASIKNPATFGHKLEVAGNEAMSLKQLGRLVAEKMQIEDAVVFPMCNLNARIMAALGGLAPFQSVNKSQLLTLKKDAVTDQSFAELFGFEPASIEWVIAGYAAPKHLRERYNSYRKYANRD
- a CDS encoding YcgL domain-containing protein encodes the protein MQAIKVSAYRSPKKEELYLFVPHEDGLEKLPKELLVMFGEPQHVIDFDLSPDRKMAREDAAEVYQSVTTKGFFMQMPPTEVEKISDYAPPPENLDNIY
- a CDS encoding superoxide dismutase: MAFTLPDLPYDYDALEVSIDARTMEIHHTKHHNTYITNLNNAIADTEYADKSLEELVKNAGSISPAVRNNGGGHWNHAFFWEIMTGDSMGTPSGALADDINATFGSLDAMKEKFNTAGATRFGSGWAWLTVSADGKLEISSTPNQDNPLMDVAETKGTPILGLDVWEHAYYLRYQNLRPAYMQAWWDVVNWNKVEELYTAAKK
- a CDS encoding SMP-30/gluconolactonase/LRE family protein, with amino-acid sequence MKRLWLGLLCGCFSLTANADMTVENVGFATPESVEYSVKTDRYYVANINGSPFGKDNNGFISLLNPQGEVEQLKWVEGGKHGVVLNAPKGMVAIGNRLYVADIDRVRIFSLPEGKPLLEIPVPDASFLNGVTPASQGGVWVTDSGVKEGFKPNGKDAIYHISPQGELTTLVKDMDLGRPNGILEKNDELLMVTIGSGEVHHFDLKGKLLRSEKMPFNRLDGLIEDVTGKVIFSSWTAKAVLQWQDGEAPKALFENMQSPADLGLDSQRNRVLIPSFMENKVWIRDLQD
- a CDS encoding LysE family translocator, producing the protein MLPPEILIPFIVASALLSIAPGPDNLYVLTQSALSGAKNGLIITLGLCTGLIVHTTLVAVGVAALIQASPAAFTVLKVIGALYLLYLAWQILSSPAARLSGSKTQSLTPFQLYRRGILMNISNPKILVFFLAFLPQFALPQNGPLMPQLFLLGALFIVVGFSIFSAIAFLSGRLGDWLKHSPRAQLYLHRIAGAVFIALAINLLAAQV
- a CDS encoding thioredoxin family protein; this translates as MVSLTTPVCDFDQPAIDFNLSDVDGQVWTLEKAKGENGLLVVFMCNHCPYIKAILPRLVEDARILKEDFGVNTIAIMSNDQTLYEEDSDENMKRVSEEMNFSFPYVMDKSQGVAKDYGAVCTPDFFGYNKYLKLQYRGRFDASRKDAAPEGSRRDLFQAMKEVAETGKGPLEQVPSMGCSIKWKDENN